A genomic segment from Propioniciclava sp. MC1595 encodes:
- a CDS encoding DUF488 domain-containing protein, which translates to MAGTRWGLRRAYDAPADADGVRVLVDRLWPRGLAKADARIDRHAVDVAPSTELRQWYGHDPARFDEFAGRYRAELDASGAARALAHDLADEPVVTLLVGARDVEHSQGPVLLERLRQQAG; encoded by the coding sequence ATGGCCGGGACGCGGTGGGGGTTGCGGCGTGCCTACGACGCGCCGGCCGATGCCGACGGCGTCCGGGTGCTGGTCGACCGGTTGTGGCCGCGGGGCCTGGCCAAGGCGGACGCCCGCATCGACCGTCACGCCGTCGACGTCGCGCCCAGCACCGAGCTGAGGCAGTGGTATGGGCACGACCCGGCGCGCTTCGACGAGTTCGCGGGGCGCTACCGCGCCGAGCTGGACGCCTCGGGTGCGGCCCGGGCGCTCGCCCACGACCTCGCGGACGAACCCGTGGTGACCCTGCTGGTCGGGGCCCGGGACGTCGAGCACAGCCAAGGGCCGGTGCTGCTGGAGCGCCTGCGCCAGCAGGCCGGGTAG
- a CDS encoding rhodanese-like domain-containing protein, whose protein sequence is MIEIVPIDTPSLGDRSYVAHDGQVALVVDPQRDIDRVLAVTEAAGVRVTHVFETHIHNDYVTGGLALAQATGAAYHMNADDPVAFDRVPVRDGDEVAVGDRMRVRVIATPGHTFTHLSYALSDGDEAVGVFTGGSLLFGTTGRPDLLGPDHTHDLAHHQYASAHRLAGELPDAARVLPTHGFGSFCSATQASADRSTIGLEKVENPVLTRGEEEWVADLLEGLDVWPAYYAHMGPANSAGPGAPDLSSPEPADAATLRRRIEAGEWVVDLRNRVAFAAGHVPGTFNAGLDGQFATYLGWLIPWGTPLTLLGNTADEVAEAQRELVRIGIDRLEGAATGTPQEWTDGALASYPRATFADLRDVRHHREVVILDTRRRLEWEESHIDGAVHIPLHDLLKREADWPAGELWVHCAGGYRASIASSMLAAAGRTVVHVDDQFSNAQGAGLPVVS, encoded by the coding sequence ATGATCGAGATCGTCCCGATCGACACGCCGAGCCTGGGGGACCGCAGCTACGTGGCCCACGACGGGCAGGTCGCGCTGGTGGTCGACCCGCAGCGCGACATCGACCGCGTGCTGGCCGTGACCGAGGCGGCCGGCGTCCGGGTCACGCACGTGTTCGAGACCCACATCCACAACGACTACGTCACCGGCGGCCTCGCCCTCGCGCAGGCGACCGGCGCCGCCTACCACATGAACGCCGACGACCCGGTGGCCTTCGACCGGGTGCCGGTGCGCGACGGCGACGAGGTCGCCGTCGGCGACCGCATGCGGGTGCGCGTGATCGCGACGCCCGGCCACACCTTCACCCACCTGTCCTACGCGCTGAGCGACGGCGACGAGGCGGTCGGTGTCTTCACCGGCGGTTCGCTGCTGTTCGGCACCACCGGGCGCCCCGACCTGCTCGGCCCCGACCACACCCACGACCTGGCGCACCACCAGTACGCCTCGGCGCACCGGCTCGCCGGTGAGCTCCCGGACGCCGCGCGCGTGCTCCCCACCCACGGGTTCGGCAGCTTCTGCTCGGCGACGCAGGCGTCCGCCGACCGTTCGACGATCGGCCTGGAGAAGGTCGAGAACCCGGTGCTGACCCGCGGCGAGGAGGAGTGGGTCGCCGACCTGCTCGAGGGCCTGGACGTCTGGCCGGCCTACTACGCCCACATGGGGCCGGCGAACTCCGCCGGGCCGGGTGCCCCGGACCTGTCCTCGCCCGAACCCGCCGACGCCGCGACCCTGCGCCGCCGCATCGAGGCGGGGGAGTGGGTCGTCGACCTGCGCAACCGCGTCGCCTTCGCGGCCGGCCATGTGCCGGGCACCTTCAACGCCGGGCTCGACGGCCAGTTCGCGACCTACCTGGGCTGGCTGATCCCGTGGGGCACCCCGCTGACCCTGCTGGGCAACACCGCCGACGAGGTGGCCGAGGCCCAGCGCGAGCTCGTGCGCATCGGCATCGACCGCCTCGAGGGTGCCGCCACCGGCACGCCGCAGGAGTGGACCGACGGCGCACTGGCCAGCTACCCCCGCGCCACGTTCGCCGACCTGCGCGACGTCCGCCACCACCGCGAGGTCGTCATCCTCGACACCCGCCGCCGCCTGGAGTGGGAGGAGTCGCACATCGACGGCGCCGTCCACATCCCGCTGCACGACCTGCTCAAGCGCGAGGCCGACTGGCCCGCCGGCGAGCTGTGGGTGCACTGCGCCGGCGGCTACCGCGCCTCGATCGCCTCGTCGATGCTGGCCGCGGCAGGGCGTACGGTGGTGCACGTGGACGACCAGTTCTCCAACGCGCAGGGCGCCGGTCTGCCCGTCGTGTCGTGA
- a CDS encoding sulfite exporter TauE/SafE family protein, which translates to MTLVGAVVVGLLIGVVLGTLGGGGAILTIPVLTYAFGMGIAESTTASLVIVGVSSLVAVAVHARAGRVDWVRGLVFALFGMAGAVLGSVLARGLDPDWLMAAFAVLLAVVASLMLRKGRPRSDAAGPASLTPRTVVLTGLTGLGVGVLTGFFGVGGGFAIVPALVLVLGLPMPVAVATSLLVISLNSASALATKLALGASLDWLFVGAFTAATMVGSIFGARLSGRLDAAVLKRAFAWLLVAVSAYMLVTSAITLFG; encoded by the coding sequence GTGACCCTCGTCGGCGCGGTCGTCGTCGGGCTGCTGATCGGCGTCGTCCTCGGCACGCTCGGCGGCGGCGGGGCCATCCTCACGATCCCCGTGCTGACCTACGCGTTCGGCATGGGCATCGCCGAGAGCACCACGGCGTCCCTCGTCATCGTCGGGGTCTCGTCGCTGGTGGCGGTGGCGGTGCACGCGCGTGCCGGCCGCGTCGACTGGGTGCGGGGCCTCGTCTTCGCCCTCTTCGGGATGGCTGGGGCGGTCCTCGGGTCGGTCCTGGCCCGCGGGCTCGACCCCGACTGGCTGATGGCGGCGTTCGCGGTGCTGCTGGCCGTCGTGGCGTCGCTGATGCTGCGCAAGGGCCGCCCGAGGTCGGACGCCGCGGGCCCGGCCTCGCTGACCCCCCGCACGGTGGTGCTGACCGGCCTCACCGGCCTCGGCGTGGGCGTGCTGACCGGCTTCTTCGGGGTGGGCGGCGGGTTCGCCATCGTGCCCGCCCTGGTGCTGGTGCTGGGCCTGCCCATGCCCGTCGCCGTCGCCACCTCCCTGCTGGTGATCTCCCTCAACAGCGCGTCGGCGCTGGCGACCAAACTGGCGCTGGGGGCGTCCCTCGACTGGCTCTTCGTGGGCGCCTTCACGGCGGCCACGATGGTCGGATCGATCTTCGGCGCCCGCCTGTCGGGCCGTCTGGACGCCGCGGTGCTCAAGCGCGCCTTCGCCTGGCTGCTGGTGGCCGTGTCCGCCTACATGCTCGTGACGAGCGCGATCACGCTGTTCGGGTGA
- a CDS encoding rhodanese-like domain-containing protein, with protein sequence MAERIPLEDFIPLHADGAVVVDVREANEYVEGHVPGATFAPMSRIALHLADIPRDRDVYVICRSGNRSQAMADLMTAQGIRAISVDDGTMGWINRGLPVTTGQEP encoded by the coding sequence ATGGCCGAGCGCATCCCCCTGGAGGACTTCATCCCGCTGCACGCCGACGGCGCCGTCGTCGTGGACGTGCGGGAAGCGAACGAATACGTCGAGGGGCACGTCCCCGGCGCGACCTTCGCCCCCATGAGCCGCATCGCGCTGCACCTGGCCGACATCCCGCGCGACCGCGACGTCTACGTCATCTGCCGCTCGGGGAACCGCAGCCAGGCGATGGCCGACCTGATGACCGCCCAGGGCATCCGGGCGATCTCGGTCGACGACGGCACGATGGGCTGGATCAACCGCGGCCTGCCGGTGACCACGGGCCAGGAGCCCTGA
- a CDS encoding Crp/Fnr family transcriptional regulator translates to MRALPVLDQPHDTCVRRVPIFARLSPDQQDAVGSFARPVALAAGELLHRAGEPVGQLFVVHTGSVKLVHTAPSGRTQIVRVAGPGEAVDEHAFLTGQRPDHHVEAVEDSRLCVFDHAVLAKLLATYPGISVGMMRTLSERLADAERRLALSALDVPARVAGYLLGLPAEGSDGTYRVRLPLAKKDIASWLATTPESFSRALARLERDGIVAVERDVVTLRDPDALDALANR, encoded by the coding sequence ATGCGCGCGTTGCCCGTCCTGGACCAGCCCCACGACACCTGCGTGCGTCGGGTGCCGATCTTTGCGCGGCTGTCACCCGACCAGCAGGACGCCGTGGGCTCGTTCGCCCGGCCGGTCGCCCTCGCCGCCGGGGAGCTGCTGCACCGGGCGGGCGAGCCGGTCGGCCAGCTGTTCGTCGTGCACACCGGGTCGGTGAAGCTAGTGCACACCGCGCCGAGCGGGCGCACCCAGATCGTCCGGGTGGCCGGGCCGGGCGAGGCCGTCGACGAGCACGCCTTCCTGACCGGGCAGCGCCCCGACCACCACGTCGAGGCCGTCGAGGACAGCCGCCTGTGCGTGTTCGACCACGCCGTGCTGGCCAAGCTGCTGGCCACCTACCCCGGCATCAGCGTGGGCATGATGCGGACGCTGTCGGAGCGACTCGCGGACGCCGAACGCCGCCTCGCCCTGTCCGCCCTCGACGTCCCCGCCCGCGTGGCCGGCTACCTGCTCGGACTGCCGGCCGAGGGCTCGGACGGGACGTACCGGGTGCGCCTACCGCTGGCCAAGAAGGACATCGCGTCGTGGCTGGCCACCACACCCGAGTCGTTCAGCCGCGCCCTCGCCCGGCTCGAGCGGGACGGGATCGTGGCGGTCGAGCGCGACGTGGTCACCCTGCGCGACCCCGACGCGCTGGACGCCCTCGCCAACCGCTGA
- a CDS encoding GNAT family N-acetyltransferase encodes MTVTTRPATPADAAAIQRLNRDDLGYDHPLDAVVAALADALTSPRDLVMVAEVDGDVVGYVHAEEHRLLYLDLLVNVMGIAVLADAQGRGAGRALMEHVEGWARERGASGLRLVSGEARAGAHAFYERLGFVTTKKQLNYRKPL; translated from the coding sequence ATGACGGTGACGACCCGCCCGGCCACCCCGGCCGACGCCGCGGCGATCCAGCGGCTCAACCGCGACGACCTCGGCTACGACCACCCCCTCGACGCGGTGGTGGCGGCACTGGCCGACGCCCTCACCAGCCCCCGCGACCTGGTCATGGTCGCCGAGGTCGACGGCGACGTCGTCGGGTACGTGCACGCCGAGGAGCACCGCCTGCTGTACCTCGACCTGCTCGTCAACGTCATGGGCATCGCCGTGCTGGCCGACGCGCAGGGCCGCGGCGCCGGGCGCGCCCTGATGGAGCACGTCGAGGGGTGGGCGCGCGAGCGTGGGGCCAGCGGCCTCCGACTGGTCTCGGGCGAGGCCCGCGCCGGCGCGCACGCCTTCTACGAGCGGCTGGGGTTCGTGACCACGAAGAAGCAGCTGAACTACCGCAAGCCGCTGTGA
- a CDS encoding sulfite exporter TauE/SafE family protein, whose amino-acid sequence MPDLISIHGWPMLLALAASAVVIGFSKTSFGGIAAISVAVFALAMPAKESTATVLLLLIVGDMIAITRYRKVSWRLLWKLVPGVVPGLLLGALFMNVVDDVVMRRTIGALLLAMVALQLWQRLRRRAEEPENTDPHWVRAGVTGTAAGFTTMTANAAGPVMALYFLAARIDKARFIGTNAWFFALVNLSKVPLAASLGLFTVEGLVLDLALVPAVLLGAWLGTWVIGRVSQRQFEVVTMAASAISAASLLLR is encoded by the coding sequence GTGCCCGACCTGATCAGCATCCACGGCTGGCCCATGCTGCTCGCCCTGGCGGCGTCCGCGGTCGTGATCGGGTTCTCCAAGACCTCCTTCGGTGGCATCGCCGCCATCTCGGTCGCGGTCTTCGCCCTCGCCATGCCCGCGAAGGAGTCGACGGCGACCGTCCTTCTGCTGCTCATCGTCGGCGACATGATCGCGATCACCCGCTACCGGAAGGTCTCGTGGCGGTTGCTGTGGAAGCTCGTGCCCGGCGTCGTCCCCGGCCTGTTGCTCGGGGCGCTGTTCATGAACGTCGTCGACGACGTCGTGATGCGCCGCACCATCGGCGCGCTCCTGCTGGCGATGGTGGCGCTCCAACTCTGGCAGCGCCTGCGCCGTCGCGCCGAAGAACCCGAGAACACCGACCCCCACTGGGTCCGCGCCGGGGTGACCGGCACGGCCGCGGGGTTCACGACGATGACCGCCAACGCGGCCGGCCCGGTGATGGCCCTGTACTTCCTGGCCGCCCGCATCGACAAGGCCCGCTTCATCGGCACGAACGCGTGGTTCTTCGCCCTGGTCAACCTGTCCAAGGTGCCGCTCGCGGCGTCCCTGGGCCTGTTCACCGTCGAAGGCCTCGTGCTGGACCTCGCCCTGGTCCCCGCCGTGCTGCTCGGGGCGTGGCTGGGGACGTGGGTGATCGGCAGGGTGTCGCAACGCCAGTTCGAGGTCGTCACCATGGCCGCCTCCGCCATCTCAGCCGCCTCCCTCCTCCTGCGCTGA
- a CDS encoding amidohydrolase family protein, with the protein MHTHPALLASLMDAVPLLPPAVSSIAELVEALRAHPEPADPEDWVEGHGYDDARFPEGRGPDRHDLDRVSTTRPVLARRCDAHTAVVNTAALHHAGITRWSASRTSPRRSPPARWSRSVPPGSALGCRGWGSTRSGRTSRTPVGCSPTTTVPGRCSSRGSRCSWTAPRACRVTDLGGGGQGCLCDQESSVQ; encoded by the coding sequence GTGCACACCCACCCCGCGCTCCTGGCCTCGCTCATGGACGCGGTCCCCCTCCTCCCGCCCGCGGTCTCCTCGATCGCCGAGCTGGTCGAGGCCCTGCGCGCCCACCCCGAACCCGCGGACCCCGAGGACTGGGTCGAGGGCCACGGTTACGACGACGCGCGCTTCCCCGAGGGCCGCGGCCCCGACCGCCACGACCTCGACCGGGTCAGCACGACCCGTCCGGTCCTGGCACGGCGGTGCGACGCCCACACCGCCGTGGTGAACACCGCCGCGCTCCACCACGCCGGGATCACGCGCTGGTCGGCATCGCGGACCTCGCCGCGACGTTCACCACCCGCCCGCTGGAGTCGTTCCGTGCCGCCCGGGAGCGCACTTGGCTGCCGAGGCTGGGGCTCTACCCGGTCTGGGAGGACATCAAGGACGCCGGTTGGGTGCTCACCGACGACGACCGTGCCGGGGAGGTGTTCGTCGCGGGGGTCAAGGTGCTCCTGGACGGCGCCTAGGGCGTGTCGCGTAACTGATTTGGGTGGTGGGGGTCAGGGTTGTCTTTGTGACCAGGAGTCCTCAGTTCAGTGA
- the dprA gene encoding DNA-processing protein DprA, producing the protein MADRAERAARMALACVVEAGDLRIRERLRAEGAEAVWASVRASTTDDPWSRRAALVDLASVESLARRHGLRFVVPSDPEWPSALADLDGSEPVQQWGGAPLGLWVKGSASLAELAADAVAVVGCRASTAYGERVATELAAGLAEGGTTVVSGGAFGIDAAAHRGALAADGPTLAVMAGGLDRFYPSANTSLLEGVAEHGLVIAESPPGTPPSRRRFLTRNRIIAALGRGLVVVEATARSGARNTANWATTCFRPVMAVPGPVSSSTSYTPHWLIREGQATLVTGLADVREIIAPMGEAFVLRESQPRLLDLLDEEQAAVYEALPSRGSRDTGEVALDSGLSLPATLAALEELRARGLVASSPDGGWRLGVVQDRPLSAQEEGGG; encoded by the coding sequence GTGGCTGACCGGGCTGAGCGGGCAGCGCGGATGGCGCTGGCCTGCGTGGTGGAGGCGGGGGACCTGCGCATCCGCGAGCGGTTGCGCGCCGAGGGTGCCGAGGCGGTGTGGGCGTCGGTGCGGGCCTCCACGACTGACGACCCATGGTCCCGCCGGGCGGCGCTGGTGGACCTGGCCTCGGTGGAGTCGCTGGCCCGGCGGCACGGGTTGCGCTTCGTGGTGCCGTCCGATCCCGAGTGGCCGTCCGCCCTGGCCGACCTCGACGGCAGCGAGCCGGTCCAGCAGTGGGGTGGTGCACCCTTGGGGCTGTGGGTGAAGGGCAGCGCATCGTTGGCTGAGCTGGCCGCCGACGCCGTCGCGGTGGTCGGGTGCCGCGCCTCGACGGCGTACGGCGAGCGGGTGGCGACCGAACTCGCGGCGGGGCTGGCCGAGGGCGGTACCACGGTCGTGTCGGGCGGGGCGTTCGGCATCGACGCGGCAGCCCACCGGGGTGCGCTCGCCGCCGACGGGCCGACGCTCGCGGTGATGGCGGGCGGGCTGGACCGCTTCTACCCGAGTGCCAACACGTCGCTGCTCGAGGGCGTGGCCGAGCACGGCCTGGTCATCGCCGAGTCCCCACCGGGGACGCCGCCCTCCCGCCGGCGCTTCCTGACCCGCAACCGCATCATCGCCGCGCTCGGCCGGGGGCTGGTCGTGGTCGAGGCCACTGCCCGCAGCGGTGCGCGCAACACCGCCAACTGGGCCACCACCTGCTTCCGGCCGGTCATGGCCGTGCCCGGGCCGGTGAGCAGCTCGACGTCGTACACCCCGCACTGGCTGATCCGCGAGGGGCAGGCCACGCTCGTGACCGGGCTCGCCGACGTCCGCGAGATCATCGCCCCGATGGGGGAGGCGTTCGTCCTCCGCGAGAGCCAGCCGCGCCTGCTCGACCTGCTGGACGAGGAGCAGGCGGCCGTCTACGAGGCCCTCCCCAGCCGGGGGAGCCGTGACACGGGCGAGGTGGCGCTGGATTCCGGACTGTCGCTCCCGGCGACCCTCGCCGCCCTCGAGGAGCTCCGCGCACGGGGTCTGGTGGCCTCGTCGCCCGACGGGGGCTGGCGGCTGGGCGTGGTCCAGGACCGCCCGCTGTCAGCGCAGGAGGAGGGAGGCGGCTGA
- a CDS encoding NAD/NADP-dependent octopine/nopaline dehydrogenase family protein: MRVAILGSGNGGTAAAFEWAQAGHEVSLWDFEEFGENIAAIAASGHIEGRVKFEGTAPVRYAGHDLARAVDGADLVLVVGPAYAHEALGEALRGHLSTEAAYCMLPSGCNGAVVLKKALGLDLLDDTYVIGETGTLPYGCRLVEPGVVRVTTRVLDGLFVAALPSTRTDELLAKLQVVWPQAEAAANVLQTTLQNGNPVLHPAIMLLNAARIENTGGDFLFYTEGVTPATARLMQAIDDERIALGEAIGVRIVPDPELGVRQGYLSEATWLKGYNQGIGFAKSQAPKTLDFRYLTEDVPHGLVFISELARQFGVPTPAVDAVIQLASIVLDTDFRAQGRRLPADPGFADLTPDQVRAL, encoded by the coding sequence ATGCGCGTGGCGATCCTGGGTTCGGGCAACGGTGGTACGGCGGCGGCCTTCGAGTGGGCACAGGCCGGGCACGAGGTCTCCCTGTGGGACTTCGAGGAGTTCGGCGAGAACATCGCCGCGATCGCGGCGTCCGGGCACATCGAGGGGCGGGTGAAGTTCGAGGGCACGGCGCCGGTCCGGTATGCGGGCCACGACCTCGCCCGGGCGGTCGACGGCGCCGACCTCGTGCTGGTCGTCGGGCCCGCCTACGCGCACGAGGCGCTGGGGGAGGCGCTGCGCGGGCACCTGTCGACCGAGGCCGCCTACTGCATGCTCCCCAGCGGCTGCAACGGGGCCGTCGTGCTGAAGAAGGCCCTCGGCCTGGACCTGCTCGACGACACCTACGTCATCGGCGAGACCGGCACCCTGCCCTACGGCTGCCGCCTGGTCGAGCCCGGAGTCGTGCGCGTCACGACCCGGGTGCTGGACGGCCTGTTCGTCGCGGCCCTGCCGAGCACGCGCACCGACGAGCTGCTGGCCAAGCTGCAGGTCGTGTGGCCCCAGGCCGAGGCGGCCGCGAACGTACTGCAGACCACGCTGCAGAACGGCAACCCCGTCCTGCACCCCGCGATCATGCTGCTGAACGCGGCGCGCATCGAGAACACCGGCGGCGACTTCCTGTTCTACACCGAGGGCGTCACGCCGGCCACGGCGCGCCTGATGCAGGCAATCGACGACGAGCGGATCGCGCTGGGGGAGGCGATCGGCGTGCGCATCGTCCCCGACCCCGAGCTGGGCGTGCGGCAGGGCTACCTGTCGGAGGCCACGTGGCTGAAGGGGTACAACCAGGGCATCGGGTTCGCCAAGAGCCAGGCGCCGAAGACCCTTGACTTCCGCTACCTCACCGAGGACGTGCCCCACGGGCTGGTGTTCATCTCCGAGCTAGCGCGGCAGTTCGGCGTGCCCACCCCGGCGGTGGACGCGGTGATCCAGCTGGCGTCCATCGTCCTCGACACCGACTTCCGCGCCCAGGGGCGACGCCTGCCCGCCGACCCCGGCTTCGCCGACCTCACGCCCGACCAGGTGCGCGCCCTGTAG
- the ctaD gene encoding cytochrome c oxidase subunit I → MSTVETPHVATRSLTLPAAHRWVRGTRLISFLATTDHKVLGTLYFVTTMAFFIFGGILALLVRAELAFPGLQYLHYERYNQVFTMHGTIMLLMFATPLFAGFANWLLPLQLGAPDMAFPRLNAFAYWLYLGGSLMACAGFLTPDGAASFGWFAYVPLSDAVHSPGVGGNLWVLGLYVMGLGTILGAVNFVTTIICLRAPGQTMFRMPMFTWNILITSLMVLITFPVLAAGLLVLASDRILGTHVLDAATGGAILWQHLFWFFGHPEVYIIALPFFGIVTEVIPVFSRKPVFGYAGLVGATLAIGLLSMGVWAHHMFATGAVNLPFFSFMTMLIAIPTGVKFFNWIGTMWNGSVRLDTPMLWAVGFMTTFLFGGMTGVILANPSLDWHVTDTYFVVAHFHYVVFGTVVFAMFSGYYFWWPKFTGRMLDERWGKVHFWLLFIGFHTTFLVQHWLGVEGMQRRIADYLPEEGFTLLNQISTVGAFLLGVSMLPFGWNVYITLTRGERVTVDDPWGWGRSLEWATSCPPPRHNFTSLPRIRSESPAFDLHHPEITSGD, encoded by the coding sequence ATGTCCACCGTCGAGACCCCGCACGTCGCCACCCGCAGCCTGACCCTGCCGGCCGCCCACCGATGGGTGCGCGGCACCCGGCTGATCTCGTTCCTGGCCACCACGGACCACAAGGTGCTCGGCACCCTCTACTTCGTCACCACGATGGCGTTCTTCATCTTCGGCGGCATCCTCGCCCTCCTCGTGCGGGCCGAGCTCGCCTTCCCGGGCCTGCAGTACCTGCACTACGAGCGGTACAACCAGGTCTTCACCATGCACGGCACGATCATGCTGCTGATGTTCGCCACCCCCCTGTTCGCGGGCTTCGCGAACTGGCTGCTGCCCCTCCAGCTGGGGGCGCCCGACATGGCCTTCCCCCGCCTCAACGCCTTCGCCTACTGGCTCTACCTCGGCGGCTCGCTGATGGCCTGTGCCGGGTTCCTCACCCCCGACGGCGCGGCGTCCTTCGGGTGGTTCGCCTACGTGCCGCTGTCTGACGCCGTCCACTCCCCCGGCGTCGGCGGCAACCTCTGGGTGCTCGGCCTCTACGTCATGGGGCTGGGGACGATCCTCGGCGCGGTGAACTTCGTCACCACGATCATCTGCCTGCGCGCCCCGGGCCAGACGATGTTCCGGATGCCGATGTTCACCTGGAACATCCTCATCACCTCGTTGATGGTGCTCATCACGTTCCCCGTGCTGGCCGCCGGCCTGCTGGTCCTGGCATCGGACCGCATCCTCGGCACGCACGTGCTCGACGCCGCCACCGGCGGGGCCATCCTGTGGCAGCACCTGTTCTGGTTCTTCGGCCACCCCGAGGTCTACATCATCGCGTTGCCCTTCTTCGGGATCGTGACCGAGGTCATTCCCGTGTTCAGCCGCAAGCCCGTGTTCGGATACGCCGGGCTCGTCGGCGCGACGCTCGCCATCGGGCTGCTCTCCATGGGGGTCTGGGCCCACCACATGTTCGCCACCGGCGCGGTCAACCTGCCGTTCTTCTCCTTCATGACCATGCTGATCGCGATCCCCACGGGGGTGAAGTTCTTCAACTGGATCGGCACCATGTGGAACGGCTCCGTCCGCCTGGACACACCGATGCTGTGGGCGGTCGGGTTCATGACGACGTTCCTCTTCGGCGGCATGACTGGCGTGATCCTGGCGAACCCGTCGCTGGACTGGCACGTCACCGACACGTACTTCGTCGTCGCCCACTTCCACTACGTGGTGTTCGGTACCGTCGTGTTCGCGATGTTCTCGGGCTACTACTTCTGGTGGCCCAAGTTCACCGGGCGCATGCTCGACGAGCGGTGGGGCAAGGTGCACTTCTGGCTGCTGTTCATCGGCTTCCACACCACCTTCCTCGTGCAGCACTGGCTGGGCGTCGAGGGCATGCAGCGCCGCATCGCCGACTACCTGCCCGAGGAGGGCTTCACGCTGCTGAACCAGATCTCGACCGTGGGCGCCTTCCTGCTGGGGGTCTCGATGCTGCCGTTCGGTTGGAACGTGTACATCACCCTGACCCGCGGCGAGCGCGTCACGGTCGACGACCCGTGGGGCTGGGGCCGCTCCCTGGAGTGGGCCACGTCGTGCCCGCCGCCGCGGCACAACTTCACAAGCCTGCCGCGCATCCGCTCCGAGTCGCCGGCCTTCGACCTGCACCACCCCGAGATCACCTCGGGCGATTGA